From Candidatus Palauibacter australiensis, a single genomic window includes:
- the tmk gene encoding dTMP kinase, translating into MKGCFLVFEGPEGSGKSLQIERLAERLSRAGVPRTVTREPGGTAAAEAIRSVLLDRPELRLDGIAELLLFSAARRAHVEEVIRPALKRGEIVLCDRFELSTRVYQGWARGVAAETIEQVTRAATGGLLPELYLVLDVPVNVGLDRQGQDQDDPGQLAFFGSEPDRIELEKRSFRERVREGYRALAAEEERVAILDGSGTPDQVEARILASLQERLPDRFRAVNFPR; encoded by the coding sequence ATGAAGGGGTGCTTCCTCGTATTCGAGGGACCGGAGGGGTCGGGGAAGTCGCTCCAGATCGAGCGGCTGGCCGAACGGTTGTCCCGGGCCGGCGTGCCGCGCACGGTGACTCGGGAACCCGGGGGTACGGCCGCGGCGGAGGCGATCCGGAGCGTGCTCCTCGACCGGCCGGAGCTGCGGCTCGACGGCATCGCGGAGCTGCTCCTCTTTTCGGCGGCCCGCCGCGCCCACGTAGAGGAGGTGATCCGGCCCGCGCTGAAGCGCGGCGAGATCGTCCTCTGCGACCGCTTCGAGCTTTCCACGCGAGTCTACCAGGGGTGGGCGCGCGGCGTCGCCGCGGAGACAATCGAACAGGTCACGCGCGCCGCGACGGGCGGCCTCCTTCCGGAACTCTACCTCGTGCTCGACGTACCGGTGAACGTGGGATTGGATCGCCAGGGGCAGGATCAGGATGATCCCGGCCAACTGGCCTTCTTCGGGTCCGAGCCCGACCGGATCGAGCTGGAGAAGCGATCGTTCCGCGAGCGCGTGCGAGAAGGGTATCGAGCGCTGGCGGCGGAGGAGGAGAGGGTCGCGATCCTCGACGGCTCGGGCACTCCGGATCAGGTGGAGGCCCGGATTCTGGCATCCCTTCAGGAGAGGCTGCCGGACCGGTTTCGAGCGGTGAACTTTCCTCGTTGA